From one Psilocybe cubensis strain MGC-MH-2018 chromosome 13, whole genome shotgun sequence genomic stretch:
- a CDS encoding Notoamide biosynthesis cluster protein M', translating into MTIEPSSHPEIELRAAGFRNTEPGGITHTTLLNLLEIYPDKAAWAPDLDHARLLRHFDHSSELPRLRIFFIEDLDFLDWSRWKTNDNPNLEPNDTAHWMQQRFGVSPLFFDGMTSRHFSGNASFVRKGHGRRVSLDGLYRFKSGISTPLTLVWFSHSLDQVPSSTYMIYQYTESVKNTILSCTHPDTTSSLLRPLAIDAFLAEDCLFALGADVLQPRNELIKYERRKFARFTPEQVAMAVENLHALSQRFNVISGHLADHHERINFLLKVHRRLLYTSEYYNTHTSSRRYAPWSFDEMPEEFPRPRMEYTNHSETEEPEDIESVLDSFDFILSKTDVLKRWVLNYNERTGIRINLFFNISTQTDNKTNLDIARLTSKIAVSTQRDSSSMITMAAVTMLFLPGTFVSALFSMVFFNSQSDNTLVVSEQIWLFFAITIPLTVAVFVLWLFWRRYRNEAEARSLGLSDDDLILNSEGKDAAHSKMLINEE; encoded by the exons ATGACCATCGAGCCCTCCTCGCACCCGGAAATTGAACTGAGAGCTGCTGGCTTTCGCAATACCGAGCCTGGCGGAATCACTCATACTACTTTGCTGAACTTGCTGGAGATATACCCTGACAAAGCCGCCTGGGCCCCGGACCTTGACCATGCTCGACTTCTTCGACACTTTGATCAT TCGTCTGAACTTCCCCGGTTGAGGATATT TTTTATCGAAGATCTTGACTTTCTCGACTGGAGCAGGTGGAAAACGAATGATAATCCAAATCTGGAGCCGAATGATACTGCCCACTGGATGCAACAACGCTTCGGCGTATCTCCATTATTCTTCGACGGGATGACATCCCGGCACTTTTCGGGAAATGCTAGTTTTGTCCGCAAGGGACATGGGAGACGCGTCTCCCTTG ATGGATTGTATCGATTTAAATCTGGAATCAGTACACCTCTGACCCTTGTCTGGTTCTCTCATTCACTCGACCAGGTTCCCTCCTCGACTTACATGATATATCAGTATACCGAAAGCGTCAAGAATACTATTCTCTCTTGCACGCATCCGGATACCACATCTTCGCTACTCAGACCTCTTGCCATAGATGCTTTCCTGGCCGAAGACTGCTTGTTCGCATTGGGGGCAGACGTGTTACAACCACGGAATGAATTGATTAAATAC GAACGCAGAAAATTTGCACGTTTCACCCCCGAGCAAGTCGCCATGGCTGTCGAAAATCTCCACGCACTCTCCCAGCGCTTCAATGTCATCAGCGGACATCTCGCTGACCATCATGAGCGAATCAATTTCTTACTCAAAGTCCATCGACGCCTGCTATACACATCAGAATATTACAACACGCATACTTCCTCTAGAAGATATGCTCCATGGTCGTTTGACGAGATGCCGGAAGAATTTCCTCGACCAAGGATGGAATATACAAATCACTCCGAGACCGAGGAGCCGGAAGACATAGAATCCGTTCTCGACTCCTTCGATTTTATCCTTTCAAAGACGGACGTACTCAAACGATGGGTCCTGAACTACAACGAACGCACCGGAATCCGGATCAACTTGTTTTTCAACATCTCAACACAGACAGATAATAAAACCAACCTAGATATCGCGCGGCTTACAAGCAAGATCGCAGTCAGCACCCAAAGAGATAGCTCCTCGATGATTAC GATGGCAGCTGTTACAATGCTTTTCTTACCCGGCACCTTCGTTTCA GCGCTTTTCAGCATGGTCTTTTTCAATTCTCAATCCGACAACACCCTAGTTGTGTCTGAACAAATCTGGCTATTCTTCGCCATCACAATCCCACTAACAGTGGCCGTCTTCGTGCTTTGGCTCTTTTGGCGGCGATATCGCAACGAAGCGGAGGCACGCTCCCTAGGATTATCTGACGAT